Proteins from one Staphylococcus saprophyticus subsp. saprophyticus ATCC 15305 = NCTC 7292 genomic window:
- a CDS encoding multidrug effflux MFS transporter, translating into MDKTSNPRLPIMIIIMLGIMTTFGPLTIDMYVPSLPNVQNAFDTTASQVQLTLSFAMIGLAVGQFIFGPLSDAYGRKKVALIIISLYVIASLIAVFTTSLSILLTLRLIQGLTGGGVIVIAKASIGDQHKGKALAKGLASLLVVNGIISIIAPLIGGYALTIANWKAIFLILTIISFAILLFAFFKMEETRSRHLSKLNFSAIFKDFGSLLKKPAFIIPMLLQGLTYVMLFSFSSAAPFITQKIYDMTPQQFSILFAINGIGLIIVSQLTATLVEYINRYLLLILLTLIQIAGVILICFTLIFHLPLWVLVIAFFLNVCPVTGIGPLSFTLAMESRTGGSGNASSLLGLFQFILGGIMSPLVGLKGEYSVMPYIIILIITTIFIVLLEISLKSFTFKNSSN; encoded by the coding sequence ATGGACAAAACTTCAAATCCCCGATTACCCATCATGATCATCATTATGTTGGGAATCATGACTACCTTTGGTCCTTTAACGATAGATATGTATGTGCCATCGCTTCCAAATGTACAAAATGCTTTTGACACAACGGCTTCACAAGTACAACTCACTCTTTCATTTGCAATGATTGGTCTTGCAGTTGGACAATTTATCTTCGGACCACTATCAGACGCTTATGGTCGCAAAAAAGTAGCATTAATTATTATTTCATTATATGTCATCGCTTCATTAATAGCCGTGTTCACGACTTCGCTGTCTATCTTACTTACACTTCGTCTCATACAAGGGTTAACTGGCGGTGGTGTCATCGTCATTGCTAAAGCATCCATTGGCGATCAACATAAAGGAAAAGCGTTAGCTAAAGGCTTAGCGTCTCTACTTGTTGTTAATGGCATTATCAGTATCATTGCGCCATTAATTGGAGGATATGCACTAACTATCGCAAATTGGAAAGCAATATTTTTAATATTAACCATTATAAGTTTTGCAATTTTGTTATTTGCCTTTTTTAAAATGGAAGAAACAAGAAGTAGACATCTCTCAAAACTTAACTTTTCAGCTATTTTTAAAGATTTTGGTTCCTTATTAAAGAAACCAGCTTTCATTATACCTATGTTACTACAAGGGTTAACGTATGTGATGTTATTTAGTTTTTCATCAGCTGCGCCTTTTATCACTCAAAAAATTTATGACATGACGCCACAACAATTCAGTATTTTATTCGCAATTAACGGTATCGGGTTAATTATAGTGAGTCAGTTAACCGCTACATTAGTTGAATATATAAATCGTTATTTGTTATTAATACTACTAACCTTGATTCAAATAGCTGGCGTTATTCTAATTTGCTTTACGCTTATATTCCACTTACCACTTTGGGTATTAGTCATTGCTTTCTTCTTAAATGTTTGTCCTGTTACTGGAATCGGACCTTTAAGTTTTACTTTGGCAATGGAATCTAGAACTGGCGGTAGTGGCAATGCATCAAGTTTACTTGGTTTATTCCAATTTATATTAGGTGGTATAATGTCGCCACTTGTGGGATTAAAAGGAGAATATAGTGTCATGCCTTATATAATCATTCTGATTATAACGACGATTTTCATTGTATTACTCGAAATCTCATTAAAATCATTTACGTTCAAAAACAGTTCTAATTAA
- a CDS encoding cystatin-like fold lipoprotein — translation MKKIITLIVISTLMIAGCSSGKYADKIDKAVNKQQHYQKKLAEQHKGDIERKFDKKDANIYVYEKGKFVIIAYKPIKNDEEIHYYAYEYKDGKTTFKKDFNSRGYIQKHDPDYKEENMDLDE, via the coding sequence ATGAAAAAGATTATAACGCTAATTGTCATCTCTACATTAATGATTGCTGGGTGTAGTAGTGGTAAATATGCAGATAAAATAGATAAAGCAGTAAATAAACAACAACATTATCAGAAAAAACTTGCAGAACAACACAAAGGTGATATTGAACGCAAATTTGACAAAAAAGATGCCAATATATATGTATATGAAAAAGGCAAATTTGTAATCATTGCCTATAAACCTATTAAGAATGATGAAGAGATTCATTATTATGCTTATGAATATAAAGATGGTAAAACAACATTTAAAAAAGATTTTAATTCAAGAGGCTATATACAGAAACATGACCCAGACTATAAAGAAGAAAATATGGATTTAGACGAATAA
- a CDS encoding GyrI-like domain-containing protein translates to MNYIIEELPTLSVIGEKKIYATGQKAQENIFMFWMEFDDSGKKDQLLELGNNQLPGLLGVCKPHDSGEIHYLIGVTSEHKYDKWRNIELEGGRYLVFDAKGPVPESIKKAMQQINKDILPKLDYEIRHAPFFELYKEGAIREDDYVTEIWLPIV, encoded by the coding sequence ATGAATTATATAATTGAAGAGTTGCCAACGTTATCTGTTATTGGTGAGAAAAAGATATATGCCACTGGACAAAAAGCACAAGAAAATATTTTTATGTTTTGGATGGAATTTGATGATAGTGGAAAAAAAGATCAATTACTAGAGCTAGGAAATAATCAATTGCCGGGCTTACTTGGTGTTTGCAAGCCCCATGATAGTGGAGAGATACATTATTTGATAGGCGTAACCAGTGAACATAAATATGACAAATGGCGAAACATAGAATTGGAAGGTGGCAGATACTTAGTATTTGATGCTAAAGGGCCAGTACCAGAGTCAATTAAAAAAGCGATGCAACAAATTAACAAAGATATTTTACCTAAATTGGATTATGAAATAAGACATGCACCATTTTTTGAATTATACAAAGAAGGGGCCATTAGAGAAGATGACTATGTCACAGAAATATGGTTACCTATTGTTTAA
- a CDS encoding aminoacyltransferase: protein MFFVNLTPEEFQTFTQNHFSHYTQSRVNYEAQYNAHLLGVKDDNDEVIAAGMFTEARALKFFKYFYSQRGPILDYTNLSLVDFYFSELTKYLKQHNCLYVLLDPYILENLRNADGEIKKSYDNRMLISTLEKLGYKHQGYPVGYSKTSQIRWLSVLDLKDKSEQQLLKEMDYQTRRNIKRTEEMGVKVRQLPIEETDRFFKLFKMAEEKHGFSFRDEPYFEQLQKDYQGFASIQLAYIDLSEYVNGLKQKLDTLNHQMKDVEAALQESPNSKKQKTKQTQLNQQIVSTQRKIDDTNKTITTDGPVLDLAAAIYIYNDYEVYYLSSGSNPDYNAYMGAYKLQWEMIKFAKNHNIDRYNFYGITGDFSEDAIDYGVQQFKKGFNADVEEYIGDFVKPIKPLLYKLGKRIGKL from the coding sequence ATGTTCTTTGTGAATCTTACCCCTGAAGAATTCCAAACATTCACACAAAATCACTTTTCACATTACACACAATCACGTGTTAATTATGAAGCTCAATACAATGCACACTTGTTAGGTGTTAAAGACGACAATGACGAAGTCATTGCTGCTGGTATGTTTACAGAAGCACGCGCGCTAAAATTCTTTAAATATTTTTATAGTCAACGTGGACCTATCTTAGACTATACCAATTTGTCACTAGTTGATTTTTACTTTAGCGAATTAACAAAATATCTTAAACAACATAATTGCCTATACGTATTACTTGATCCGTATATCTTAGAAAACTTGAGAAATGCTGATGGCGAAATCAAGAAATCTTACGATAATCGAATGCTTATAAGCACTTTAGAAAAACTAGGTTATAAACATCAAGGTTATCCTGTAGGTTATTCAAAAACGAGCCAAATACGTTGGCTATCTGTCTTAGATTTAAAAGACAAATCAGAACAACAATTACTTAAAGAAATGGATTACCAAACGCGACGTAATATCAAACGTACTGAAGAAATGGGCGTTAAAGTACGTCAACTTCCTATAGAAGAAACCGATCGTTTTTTCAAACTATTTAAGATGGCTGAAGAAAAACATGGCTTCAGCTTCCGTGACGAACCATACTTTGAACAATTACAAAAAGATTACCAGGGCTTTGCTTCAATACAATTAGCATATATTGATTTAAGCGAATACGTTAACGGCCTTAAACAAAAACTAGACACATTAAATCATCAAATGAAAGACGTGGAAGCTGCATTACAAGAAAGTCCAAATTCTAAAAAACAAAAAACGAAACAAACACAACTTAATCAACAAATTGTCAGTACACAACGCAAAATTGATGATACTAATAAGACAATTACGACGGATGGCCCAGTCTTAGACTTAGCAGCTGCTATCTATATTTATAATGATTATGAAGTATATTATTTATCTAGTGGTTCTAATCCAGACTATAATGCCTATATGGGTGCTTATAAGCTGCAGTGGGAAATGATTAAATTTGCAAAGAATCACAATATCGATCGTTATAATTTTTACGGGATCACTGGTGACTTTAGTGAAGACGCCATTGATTATGGCGTTCAACAGTTCAAAAAAGGCTTCAATGCAGATGTTGAAGAATATATTGGAGATTTTGTTAAGCCAATCAAACCATTACTCTACAAACTAGGAAAACGAATTGGAAAATTATAG
- a CDS encoding 2,3-diphosphoglycerate-dependent phosphoglycerate mutase — protein MPKLILCRHGQSVWNAENLFTGWADVDLSEQGENEAITSGKKLKAQGIEIDIVYTSLLERAIKTTYHLLNESNQLFIPIIKSWRLNERHYGGLQGLNKDDARKKFGEDQVHIWRRSYDVAPPKQDEAQRESYLNDRKYEHLDRRVMPESESLKDTLVRVIPYWNDQISQQLLDGKTVLVSAHGNSLRALIKYLENVSDEDIVGYEIKTGAPLIYELTDDLQVIDKYYL, from the coding sequence ATGCCAAAATTAATTTTATGTAGACATGGACAAAGTGTGTGGAATGCAGAAAACCTATTTACAGGATGGGCAGATGTTGATCTATCAGAACAGGGCGAAAATGAAGCCATAACATCTGGTAAAAAATTAAAAGCACAAGGCATTGAAATCGATATAGTTTATACATCTTTACTCGAACGTGCGATTAAAACAACTTATCACTTATTAAATGAATCTAATCAATTATTTATTCCTATAATTAAATCTTGGAGATTAAATGAAAGACATTATGGTGGTTTACAAGGACTAAATAAAGATGATGCACGTAAAAAGTTTGGTGAAGATCAAGTACATATTTGGAGACGTTCATATGATGTTGCACCGCCAAAACAAGATGAAGCACAACGAGAAAGTTATTTAAATGACCGTAAATATGAACATTTGGATAGACGTGTCATGCCTGAATCTGAAAGCCTAAAAGATACGTTAGTAAGAGTGATACCGTATTGGAACGATCAAATTTCTCAACAACTTTTAGATGGTAAAACAGTGTTAGTATCAGCTCATGGTAATTCATTACGTGCATTGATTAAGTATTTAGAGAATGTTTCTGATGAAGATATCGTTGGATATGAAATTAAAACAGGTGCACCATTAATATATGAACTTACAGATGACTTACAAGTTATAGACAAATATTACTTATAA
- a CDS encoding C39 family peptidase, whose protein sequence is MNSNILSVKPISQLFPIPMIMGCEGVSAAMILQFNHLNIPATEIMRHWPRHRNNPYKGYVGHHLWIKLGYHQTIFPTALVPHLRRYSNHVVDSTGQSLTDLCHIIDQGQPVVIYHTVLGKRPYRRTYKLDNQPTKLVANIHVTVLVGYDAQHYYYIDPLWSHLGKSFILPAIIPTKYQLMKIKKSKLEQSYDAPGRMSFHLS, encoded by the coding sequence ATGAATTCAAATATTTTATCAGTAAAACCCATCAGCCAATTGTTTCCAATTCCGATGATCATGGGTTGTGAGGGTGTTTCTGCAGCAATGATTTTACAATTTAACCACCTTAACATACCAGCCACTGAAATTATGCGTCACTGGCCGAGACATAGAAATAACCCATATAAAGGATACGTAGGACATCATTTATGGATAAAACTAGGTTATCATCAGACTATTTTTCCAACTGCTCTCGTTCCACATCTTAGACGCTATTCAAATCATGTCGTTGATAGCACTGGTCAATCCTTAACTGATTTATGTCACATTATAGACCAAGGACAACCCGTTGTTATTTATCATACCGTACTGGGTAAAAGACCTTACCGTCGTACTTATAAATTAGATAACCAACCAACAAAGTTAGTAGCTAATATTCACGTCACCGTTCTCGTTGGTTATGATGCTCAACACTATTATTATATTGATCCCTTGTGGTCCCACTTAGGAAAATCATTTATCTTACCAGCTATAATACCAACCAAATATCAATTGATGAAAATCAAAAAATCAAAAT
- a CDS encoding ASCH domain-containing protein: protein MRLYEEPFRLVSNSTKTVEVRLNDEKRQAVQIGDFIEFTNLATGEQVKVKVDNVKVYDSFQALLQHYSNKEVGFSDEIQLSQKLASIYQIYNQTDELHLGALAIEIHLVP from the coding sequence ATGCGTTTATATGAAGAACCATTTCGGTTAGTAAGTAATAGTACAAAAACTGTAGAAGTTAGATTGAATGATGAGAAAAGACAAGCAGTGCAAATAGGCGATTTCATAGAATTTACTAATTTAGCAACAGGTGAACAAGTGAAGGTGAAAGTGGATAATGTTAAAGTGTACGATTCGTTCCAAGCATTACTACAACATTATTCAAATAAAGAAGTAGGTTTTAGTGATGAGATACAATTATCTCAAAAATTAGCATCTATCTATCAAATATATAATCAAACTGACGAACTTCATTTGGGTGCATTAGCAATTGAAATACATTTAGTTCCATAA
- the adcA gene encoding zinc ABC transporter substrate-binding lipoprotein AdcA: MKQITYISIMVLAFMVVLAGCGKGESDNTKSNEKIKINTTVFPLKSFAEQIGGKHVEVNSIYPAGTDLHNYEPTQKDIINASKADLFLYTGDNLDPVAKKVASTIKKDDKKLALEDKLDKSQLLTDQHSHEEEGHDHDEHHHHGGYDPHVWLDPKFDQTFAKEIKDELIKKDPKHKKTYEKNYEKLNKDLKEIDKDLKSITENKEGNTIFISHESIGYLAERYDFVQKGVQNMNAEDPSQKSLSNIVKEIKDSGAKYILYEDNVSNKVTDTIRKETEAKPLKFYNMESLNKSQQQDYKLSYQSLMKKNIINMDKALSDSIQTEDDKEQSKHDKAISDGYFKDSQVKDITLGDYKGNWQSVYPYLKDGTLDEVMEHKAEDDDSMSAKAYKSYYEKGYKTDISHITISNDTITFEKDGKKETGKYVYDGKDILKYEKGNRGVRYTFKLVDQNSHLPKYVQFSDHNIEPKKAAHFHIFMGNNKDKILKELDNWPTYYPNSLSSEEIKEEMLAH, translated from the coding sequence TTGAAACAAATTACATACATTAGTATTATGGTTCTGGCATTCATGGTAGTTCTAGCCGGTTGTGGAAAAGGAGAGTCCGATAATACAAAATCGAATGAAAAAATAAAAATAAATACAACTGTTTTCCCTTTGAAGTCATTTGCTGAACAAATAGGTGGTAAACACGTAGAGGTGAATTCTATTTACCCAGCTGGAACAGATTTACATAATTACGAACCTACACAAAAAGATATAATTAATGCATCAAAAGCGGACTTATTTCTATATACAGGTGACAATTTAGATCCAGTTGCTAAAAAAGTAGCAAGTACAATTAAAAAAGATGATAAAAAATTAGCACTTGAAGATAAATTAGATAAATCTCAATTGCTTACGGACCAACATAGTCATGAAGAAGAAGGACATGACCATGATGAACATCACCATCATGGCGGATACGATCCTCATGTTTGGTTAGATCCTAAATTTGATCAGACATTTGCTAAAGAGATTAAAGATGAACTAATTAAGAAGGATCCTAAACACAAGAAAACATATGAAAAAAACTATGAAAAATTAAATAAGGATTTAAAAGAAATAGATAAAGATTTGAAATCTATTACTGAAAATAAAGAAGGTAATACGATATTTATATCTCATGAATCTATTGGATATCTTGCAGAAAGATATGATTTTGTTCAAAAAGGTGTACAAAATATGAATGCTGAAGATCCTTCACAAAAATCATTGTCGAACATTGTGAAAGAAATTAAAGATTCTGGAGCTAAATATATTTTATATGAAGATAATGTATCAAATAAAGTGACAGACACAATACGTAAAGAAACAGAGGCAAAACCTTTAAAATTTTATAATATGGAATCTTTAAATAAATCGCAGCAACAAGATTATAAGTTGAGTTATCAATCATTGATGAAGAAAAATATTATAAATATGGATAAAGCATTAAGTGATTCTATTCAAACTGAAGACGATAAGGAACAAAGTAAACATGATAAAGCGATTTCTGACGGTTATTTTAAAGATAGCCAAGTTAAAGATATAACATTGGGTGATTATAAAGGCAACTGGCAATCAGTTTATCCTTACTTAAAAGATGGCACTTTGGATGAAGTTATGGAACATAAAGCAGAAGATGATGATTCCATGTCTGCTAAAGCATATAAGTCATATTATGAAAAAGGTTATAAAACAGATATAAGTCATATTACTATTTCAAACGATACAATAACGTTTGAAAAAGATGGTAAAAAAGAAACTGGGAAATATGTATATGATGGCAAAGATATTTTAAAATATGAAAAAGGTAACAGAGGTGTGAGATATACTTTTAAATTAGTAGATCAAAATAGTCATTTACCTAAATATGTACAGTTCAGTGATCATAATATTGAACCGAAAAAAGCTGCACATTTCCATATTTTTATGGGCAATAATAAAGATAAAATTTTAAAAGAATTAGATAATTGGCCAACATATTATCCAAATTCGTTAAGTAGCGAGGAAATTAAAGAGGAAATGTTAGCTCA
- a CDS encoding cation diffusion facilitator family transporter, whose amino-acid sequence MTQSENLKIAQKGAYLSLIVYIILSIVKYFVGYVYDSAAVRADSLNNMTDIIVSLAVIIGLKISIKPADKNHPYGHLKSENISTLLVSFIIMFVGIQVVIENFPRIFSGAHATPNAITIYVSVISGVIMIIVFFINQKLAKRTNSSSLNSAAKDNLSDALVSIGTAIGLVFTQIGFSIVDIILATILGLLIIYTGFGIFKESIFTLSDGFNEQELDAYKNYVLEIEEVIDVQSIKGRYHGSSIFVDVTIVVESDLSLEEAHHICDKVEHHMHEKGISSVYVHPEPVSIQ is encoded by the coding sequence ATGACACAAAGTGAGAATTTAAAAATCGCTCAAAAAGGCGCATATCTTAGTTTAATTGTTTATATCATTCTGTCTATAGTAAAGTATTTTGTTGGTTATGTATATGACTCAGCAGCAGTAAGAGCGGATAGTTTAAATAATATGACGGATATTATCGTTTCGCTAGCTGTAATTATAGGATTGAAAATTTCAATAAAACCTGCGGATAAAAATCATCCATACGGTCATTTAAAATCAGAAAATATTTCCACACTGCTTGTTTCATTTATTATCATGTTTGTTGGTATTCAAGTTGTTATAGAAAATTTCCCTCGAATTTTTTCAGGGGCACATGCAACACCAAATGCAATCACGATTTATGTCAGTGTTATCAGTGGTGTCATCATGATCATAGTCTTCTTTATTAATCAAAAATTAGCTAAACGTACAAATAGTAGTTCTCTAAATTCTGCAGCAAAAGATAACTTGTCTGATGCTTTGGTCAGTATTGGTACGGCTATTGGCTTAGTATTTACACAAATCGGCTTTTCAATTGTGGATATCATATTAGCGACAATCTTAGGCCTACTTATAATATATACAGGCTTTGGAATTTTTAAAGAATCTATCTTCACTTTGAGCGATGGATTCAATGAGCAAGAATTAGATGCATATAAAAATTATGTCTTAGAAATAGAAGAGGTTATTGATGTTCAGTCAATTAAAGGTCGATATCATGGCAGTAGCATCTTTGTAGATGTCACTATTGTAGTGGAATCTGATTTATCTTTGGAAGAAGCACATCATATTTGTGACAAAGTAGAACATCACATGCATGAAAAAGGTATTTCTTCAGTTTATGTACATCCAGAACCTGTTTCCATACAATGA
- a CDS encoding MDR family MFS transporter, producing the protein MTQKTKIIMILMMLFGGFFGLLNETLLTTALPSIMKDFDIDYTQVQWLTTAFLLTNGIVVPLSAMIIQRFSTRQVFLTAIFIFFIGTIIAGFSPNFTVLLCARIVQAMGSGIMMPLMMTTILDIFEPHERGKYMGTFGLVIGLAPAIGPTLSGYLVEYFDWRSLFHVVAPIAALTFLGAIKFVKNVGTNRKAPIDILSIALSVLGFGGLLYGTSSLSRDGWNDPVVLTTVIGGLILVVLFIFRQTRLETPLLDFSVFKNSQFAVGIVIMAFTMIAMIGSETVLPMFVQNIMKDTALQSGLILLPGAIVMGIMSVASGFLYEKYGAKILAFIGMLIVVVTSSYFIFMDENTSSAILATIYAIRMIGIALGLMPLMTHTMNQLSREMNAHGSSMTNTVQQISASIGTAGLITIMSQVAKDFSPNMSDYKGMDKKEMAMQIQHEALLSGYHAAFWFAVIISIISLISVFMLKSKRKINQEQQELEQQQSK; encoded by the coding sequence ATGACTCAAAAAACAAAAATAATTATGATTCTAATGATGTTGTTTGGTGGTTTCTTTGGACTATTAAATGAAACACTGTTAACAACCGCATTACCGAGTATAATGAAAGATTTTGATATAGATTATACGCAAGTACAATGGCTTACAACTGCCTTTTTATTAACAAACGGCATTGTTGTTCCGTTATCAGCAATGATTATACAACGTTTTTCAACAAGACAAGTTTTCTTAACTGCAATTTTTATATTCTTTATCGGTACAATCATTGCAGGATTTAGTCCGAATTTTACGGTTTTATTATGTGCAAGAATTGTGCAGGCAATGGGATCAGGTATTATGATGCCATTAATGATGACTACAATTTTAGATATTTTCGAACCACATGAACGTGGTAAATACATGGGTACCTTTGGTTTAGTTATCGGTTTAGCGCCTGCCATTGGTCCAACGCTTTCAGGTTATTTAGTGGAGTATTTTGATTGGCGTTCACTATTTCATGTCGTTGCGCCGATTGCAGCGCTAACATTTCTTGGTGCGATAAAATTTGTGAAAAATGTTGGTACCAACAGGAAAGCGCCTATTGATATATTATCTATAGCCTTGTCAGTCTTAGGCTTTGGTGGTTTACTTTATGGGACAAGTTCTTTATCTCGAGATGGATGGAATGATCCTGTTGTACTGACAACAGTTATTGGCGGCTTAATATTAGTCGTGTTATTCATTTTCCGTCAAACAAGATTAGAAACCCCGTTACTTGATTTTTCAGTATTTAAAAATAGTCAATTTGCAGTGGGAATTGTTATCATGGCCTTTACGATGATTGCTATGATAGGTTCGGAAACAGTATTACCAATGTTTGTGCAAAATATTATGAAAGATACAGCATTACAGTCTGGTTTAATATTATTACCTGGTGCAATTGTGATGGGTATTATGTCTGTGGCTTCAGGTTTCCTATATGAAAAATATGGTGCAAAAATACTTGCATTTATAGGTATGCTGATTGTCGTTGTAACAAGTTCATACTTTATATTTATGGATGAAAACACATCATCAGCTATATTAGCGACAATTTACGCTATTAGAATGATTGGTATAGCACTTGGTTTAATGCCACTTATGACGCATACAATGAACCAATTGTCACGAGAGATGAATGCGCATGGCTCATCTATGACTAATACAGTTCAACAGATATCAGCTTCCATAGGGACGGCAGGTTTAATAACAATTATGAGTCAAGTAGCAAAAGACTTTTCACCTAATATGAGTGATTATAAAGGAATGGATAAAAAAGAAATGGCAATGCAAATACAACATGAAGCATTGTTAAGTGGTTATCACGCAGCATTTTGGTTTGCTGTAATCATTTCTATTATCAGTTTAATCAGTGTATTTATGCTTAAAAGTAAACGTAAAATAAATCAAGAGCAACAAGAACTCGAACAACAACAAAGCAAATAA
- a CDS encoding putative metal homeostasis protein: MKLDLQTARRNLNSPNIKTRKRARKIIQQHKRSK; encoded by the coding sequence ATGAAATTAGACTTACAAACAGCACGTAGAAATTTAAATAGTCCTAATATCAAAACACGTAAACGCGCACGCAAAATTATTCAACAACATAAGCGTAGTAAATAA
- a CDS encoding GtrA family protein codes for MSLSKTQYEVIKFIIVGGINTFNYYVVYLILLKLLGINYLISHVSGFVVSFIISYYLNCYFVYKVKPTWRKFIQFPLTQVVNMGMQTGLLYVFVQWFHISSVIAPFAGLIITIPITFVLSKYILRDE; via the coding sequence ATGAGCTTAAGTAAAACACAATATGAAGTAATTAAATTCATCATAGTAGGTGGCATAAATACGTTTAATTATTATGTGGTCTATTTAATATTATTAAAATTATTAGGTATTAATTATTTAATCAGTCATGTAAGTGGGTTTGTAGTCAGCTTTATTATTTCGTATTATTTGAACTGCTATTTTGTTTATAAAGTAAAACCTACATGGCGAAAATTTATACAATTTCCGTTGACACAGGTTGTAAACATGGGAATGCAAACAGGTTTATTATACGTATTTGTACAATGGTTTCATATATCATCGGTCATTGCACCGTTTGCTGGATTAATTATCACGATTCCAATTACCTTTGTCTTATCAAAATATATATTAAGAGACGAGTGA
- a CDS encoding DsbA family protein: MKKAWLSIVLVLTLVLATACTNPEDTHKDDKTTSDGKIKIIEYGDFKCPYCKKVEKNVMPKLKKHYIDTDKVDYQFVNMAFLGDDSIIGSRAGHAVQRLAPEQYLKFQELMFKQQPNSEKAWITNQIVDQQIDKLKINTTLKKEIKDDYKQENSKSWVAAKKDQKQYKDNHIETAPTVFVHGQKVEDPYDFENYKKILEKE; encoded by the coding sequence ATGAAAAAAGCATGGTTATCAATCGTGCTAGTGCTTACACTTGTATTAGCAACTGCTTGTACCAACCCAGAAGATACACATAAAGATGATAAAACAACGTCTGATGGGAAAATAAAGATTATTGAGTATGGCGATTTTAAGTGCCCATATTGTAAAAAAGTCGAAAAAAATGTAATGCCAAAATTGAAAAAGCACTATATTGATACAGATAAAGTGGACTATCAATTTGTTAATATGGCATTTTTAGGTGATGATTCTATTATTGGTTCAAGAGCAGGTCATGCTGTACAAAGGCTAGCACCAGAACAATATTTAAAATTTCAAGAATTAATGTTTAAACAACAACCTAATTCAGAAAAAGCATGGATTACAAATCAAATAGTTGATCAACAAATAGATAAACTTAAAATTAATACGACGCTTAAAAAAGAAATCAAAGACGACTATAAACAAGAAAATAGTAAATCTTGGGTAGCTGCAAAAAAGGATCAAAAGCAATATAAAGATAACCATATTGAAACAGCGCCTACTGTTTTCGTCCATGGCCAAAAAGTAGAAGATCCTTATGATTTTGAGAATTACAAAAAAATATTAGAAAAAGAGTAG